In the genome of Candidatus Binataceae bacterium, one region contains:
- the trmFO gene encoding methylenetetrahydrofolate--tRNA-(uracil(54)-C(5))-methyltransferase (FADH(2)-oxidizing) TrmFO — protein sequence MTTRIVNVIGAGLAGSEAAWQLARRGLGVRLFEMRPVRMTEAHRTALFGELVCSNSLRSNSMDTAVGVLKEEMRRLGSQVIAAADRARVPAGSALAVDRDEFARALTDALTGHPLVEVVREEVTAIPAGPTILASGPLTSPALEADLNRLVGARHLYFYDAIAPVVSAESIDMEIAFRASRWGRGGDDYINCPLDEIEYDAFVAALLAAEKVAAHPFERPVYFEGCMPIEEMARRGPRTLAFGPMRPVGLDDPRRARRPYAVVQLRQDDRAARLYNMVGFQTKMTYPEQRRVLRMIPGLARAEFVRLGSLHRNTFIDSPRLLRPTLQLIGRDDLFLAGQMIGVEGYVESAAAGLLAALNVANLINGRPFAVPPPTTALGSLVAYVTDPGRRDFQPMNANYGLMPELGTRARGKQKKMDLAARALAAIDGFATASAGLESAAAPLLWEAP from the coding sequence GTGACCACTAGGATCGTAAACGTAATTGGCGCGGGACTGGCGGGCAGCGAAGCCGCGTGGCAGCTCGCCCGCCGCGGCCTCGGCGTGCGCCTGTTCGAGATGCGCCCCGTCCGCATGACCGAAGCGCATCGGACCGCGCTTTTCGGCGAGCTGGTGTGCTCGAATTCGCTGCGCAGCAACTCGATGGACACCGCGGTCGGCGTACTCAAGGAGGAGATGCGCCGGCTGGGTTCGCAGGTAATCGCGGCCGCCGATCGCGCTCGCGTCCCTGCGGGTTCGGCGCTGGCGGTGGATCGCGACGAATTCGCGCGCGCACTGACCGATGCGCTGACCGGCCATCCGCTGGTCGAGGTCGTGCGCGAAGAGGTCACCGCGATTCCCGCCGGGCCGACTATCCTCGCGAGCGGCCCGCTCACCAGCCCGGCTCTGGAAGCCGACCTCAACCGCCTCGTCGGCGCGCGCCATCTCTATTTCTACGACGCGATCGCGCCCGTGGTGAGCGCGGAATCGATCGACATGGAAATCGCTTTCCGCGCCTCGCGATGGGGCCGCGGCGGCGACGACTATATCAACTGCCCGCTCGATGAGATCGAGTACGACGCCTTCGTGGCCGCGCTGCTCGCGGCGGAAAAGGTCGCCGCGCATCCTTTCGAGCGCCCGGTCTACTTCGAAGGCTGCATGCCGATCGAGGAGATGGCGCGGCGCGGGCCGCGGACGCTCGCGTTCGGCCCGATGCGCCCGGTGGGGCTCGACGATCCGCGCCGGGCCCGCCGTCCGTACGCGGTCGTGCAGTTGCGCCAGGACGACCGCGCGGCGCGCCTGTACAACATGGTCGGCTTTCAGACCAAGATGACCTACCCCGAGCAGCGCCGCGTGCTGAGGATGATCCCCGGGCTCGCGCGCGCCGAGTTCGTGCGCCTCGGCTCGCTCCATCGCAATACCTTTATCGATTCGCCGCGCCTGCTGCGGCCGACGCTGCAACTGATCGGACGCGACGATCTCTTCCTGGCCGGCCAGATGATCGGCGTCGAAGGCTACGTCGAGTCGGCCGCCGCGGGTCTGCTCGCGGCGCTCAATGTGGCAAATCTGATCAACGGCCGCCCGTTCGCGGTGCCGCCGCCGACCACCGCGCTCGGCTCGCTCGTCGCCTACGTCACCGACCCCGGCCGCCGCGACTTTCAGCCGATGAACGCCAACTACGGCCTGATGCCCGAGCTCGGAACGCGCGCTCGCGGCAAGCAGAAGAAGATGGACCTGGCGGCGCGCGCGCTTGCCGCGATCGACGGCTTTGCCACCGCGTCCGCGGGCCTCGAGTCCGCCGCCGCGCCGCTCCTTTGGGAGGCTCCATGA
- a CDS encoding Ppx/GppA phosphatase family protein, whose translation MKIGALDVGTNTVLMLVAEAAAGGGPRRVIDLARVTRLGQGVDRNHRLDPQAAERSLDAIAEFAEQARAAGAEKIVAAGTATLRDAADGPDFIRRVRERTGIDLEIVSGETEAWLSYLAVLKGLRLDPSQCVLIIDIGGGSTEFIGAGGGPVEFISAGSAKLKMTSLQIGSVRLTERIISHDPPTPREAADLRLAIDAELAQLGWKLDTDLLVGIAGTVTTVCAVALGMETYDPDRVHGHVLARSEVERVLRLFGSMPLAERRKLKGLDPARADVILAGTAILERVMCEAGVESVTVSDQGVRWGLVWRELGAGAVQPPSKSS comes from the coding sequence ATGAAGATCGGCGCGCTCGACGTTGGCACCAATACGGTCCTGATGCTGGTGGCCGAGGCGGCGGCCGGCGGCGGCCCGCGCCGCGTGATCGATCTCGCTCGCGTCACGCGGCTTGGCCAGGGCGTCGACCGCAACCATCGCCTCGACCCGCAGGCTGCCGAGCGCTCGCTCGATGCGATCGCGGAATTCGCCGAACAGGCGCGGGCCGCGGGCGCCGAGAAGATCGTGGCCGCCGGCACCGCGACGCTGCGCGATGCCGCGGACGGCCCGGACTTTATCCGCCGCGTGCGCGAGCGCACCGGAATCGATCTGGAAATCGTCTCGGGCGAGACCGAAGCTTGGCTTTCCTACCTTGCGGTCCTCAAGGGGCTGCGCCTCGATCCCTCGCAATGCGTGCTCATCATCGATATCGGCGGCGGTTCGACCGAATTCATCGGCGCCGGCGGCGGCCCTGTCGAGTTCATCAGCGCCGGTTCCGCGAAGCTTAAGATGACAAGCCTGCAGATCGGCTCGGTGCGCCTCACCGAGCGAATCATCAGCCACGATCCTCCTACGCCGCGTGAGGCCGCAGATCTCCGCCTGGCGATCGACGCCGAGCTCGCGCAATTGGGATGGAAGCTCGATACCGACCTGCTGGTCGGAATCGCCGGCACCGTCACGACGGTTTGCGCGGTTGCGCTCGGGATGGAGACCTACGATCCGGATCGCGTGCATGGCCACGTTCTCGCGCGCAGCGAGGTCGAGCGCGTCCTGCGCTTGTTCGGCTCGATGCCGCTTGCGGAGCGCCGCAAGCTCAAGGGCCTCGACCCCGCGCGCGCGGACGTGATCTTGGCCGGCACCGCGATTCTCGAGCGCGTGATGTGCGAAGCTGGCGTCGAGAGCGTCACCGTTAGCGATCAGGGTGTGCGATGGGGCCTGGTCTGGCGCGAATTGGGCGCCGGCGCGGTTCAACCGCCGTCAAAGTCTTCCTGA
- a CDS encoding HU family DNA-binding protein, producing the protein MTKAELIETVARATHLEKKTAARAIELTFESIARAIRKDKRFWVPGFGTFSVRRRRPRAGYNPRTLSPMTIPAARTVGFRPAPKLKKGL; encoded by the coding sequence ATGACCAAGGCCGAACTGATCGAGACCGTCGCCCGTGCGACCCACCTTGAGAAGAAGACCGCGGCGCGCGCGATCGAACTCACCTTCGAGAGCATCGCGCGCGCAATCCGCAAGGATAAGCGCTTCTGGGTCCCCGGCTTCGGCACTTTCTCGGTGCGTCGCCGCCGTCCGCGCGCCGGCTACAACCCGCGCACGCTCAGCCCGATGACGATTCCGGCCGCGCGCACCGTGGGGTTCCGCCCCGCCCCCAAGCTCAAGAAGGGGCTGTAA
- a CDS encoding methyltransferase domain-containing protein codes for MSDQSQPVSQLKQQQRIDWNAAAAGWKQWWSVFERAAQHVSDRLIELAEVRAGYRVADLATGIGEPAITAARRVGAGGRVVAFDHSSGMLAVARERASALGLDNLVEFHVGDIESLEADEHSFDAALCRWGLMFVPDLDSAARGIRRALKPGARFATAVWSTPDKVPMISLAGDAMRALAGLPPRQPGALDPFRLADVSILTRALEAAGFGEVRSEPLEVVFEFASSDEFTRFREGVSAPLRAVLEQVTPEVREKIMRATADAAAPFRRPDGSLRMPNVTICVAARA; via the coding sequence ATGAGCGATCAGAGCCAGCCGGTGAGTCAACTGAAACAGCAGCAACGTATCGATTGGAATGCGGCGGCCGCCGGATGGAAACAATGGTGGAGCGTCTTCGAACGCGCGGCGCAGCACGTCAGCGACCGCCTGATCGAACTTGCCGAGGTGCGCGCGGGTTATCGGGTTGCCGACCTCGCCACCGGAATCGGCGAGCCCGCGATTACCGCGGCGCGGCGCGTCGGCGCGGGCGGCCGCGTCGTCGCATTCGATCACTCCTCGGGGATGCTCGCGGTGGCGCGCGAGCGCGCTTCGGCGCTGGGACTCGATAACCTGGTCGAGTTTCACGTCGGCGATATCGAATCGCTGGAGGCCGACGAGCACAGCTTCGACGCCGCGCTCTGCCGCTGGGGCCTGATGTTCGTGCCCGACCTCGATTCTGCCGCGCGCGGAATTCGCCGCGCACTCAAGCCCGGCGCTCGCTTCGCGACTGCCGTCTGGTCGACGCCGGACAAGGTGCCGATGATAAGCCTCGCCGGCGACGCGATGCGCGCGCTGGCCGGCCTGCCGCCGCGCCAGCCCGGCGCGCTCGATCCCTTTCGGCTTGCCGACGTATCGATCCTGACGCGCGCGCTCGAAGCCGCAGGCTTCGGCGAGGTGCGCAGCGAACCGCTAGAGGTGGTCTTCGAATTTGCCTCGTCCGACGAGTTCACCCGCTTCCGCGAAGGCGTGTCCGCTCCGCTGCGCGCGGTGCTGGAGCAGGTCACGCCCGAGGTGCGCGAAAAGATCATGCGCGCGACGGCGGATGCGGCTGCGCCCTTTCGCCGTCCCGACGGCTCGCTCAGGATGCCGAACGTGACAATCTGCGTTGCAGCGCGCGCGTAA